The following are encoded together in the Manduca sexta isolate Smith_Timp_Sample1 chromosome 22, JHU_Msex_v1.0, whole genome shotgun sequence genome:
- the LOC115442642 gene encoding uncharacterized protein LOC115442642 gives MDPTESENLMREYIKRFDRLIFLRLKYSGFANIGASILLSTTATQDLKLPEVITIVHFVTFANLMLINLTFFNRRCGYQILASCIEIDVFFGVKETSFMRDVSTRNLIVSCYGVVITSLVVVTYMYIVFLVSVKVHIIGSIYFAWLFCTYDDYCLFLSILGFLSMRVKYLNVAIMKLSSMNADYIPNVMLFDKLFWKKNYDDNIAFHTRAGQKEFAQAFRMIFHLLDLLTKSYKFALTLGVWTIVVGTFVSVQVFIIYIKSSHVDLLRASVVAGWAAGNWLFILLFGQQVDLFYQQVEQTVLICSYIQLKPNVSTDIHKLTKGVLRTLSVRNRRRNAGLFHLDTGLVFRIAASTFVYITVQLQMAFPSVKDTQTTANVTSTSVCEFMPSYTCPAI, from the exons ATGGACCCGACAGAAAGTGAAAATCTCATGCGTGAATACATCAAGAGATTCGATCGCCTAATATTTCTACGATTGAAATATTCTGGATTCG CGAACATTGGAGCTTCAATTTTATTATCCACGACAGCAACACAGGATCTCAAATTGCCAGAAGTCATAACAATTGTGCATTTTGTTACGTTTGCCAATTTAATGTTGATTAACTTGACCTTTTTTAATAGAAGGTGTGGATATCAAATATTGGCTAGCTGCATAGAAATCGATGTGTTCTTTGGAGTTAAAGAAACCTCTTTTATGAGAGATGTCTCGACGAGGAATTTAATAGTATCTTGTTACGGAGTAGTCATCACATCACTAGTAGTTGTTACTTACATGTATATTGTGTTCCTGGTTTCTGTGAAAGTACATATCATCGGTTCAATATACTTCGCCTGGCTATTTTGCACTTATGACGACTATTGTCTGTTTCTTTCGATATTGGGATTCTTATCGATGAGAGTGAAGTATCTCAATGTGGCTATAATGAAACTTTCTTCCATGAATGCTGATTATATACCAAATGTAATGCtttttgataaattgttttggaaaaaaaattatgatgataatataGCATTTCATACGAGAGCAGGACAAAAGGAGTTCGCGCAGGCTTTCAGAATGATATTTCATCTATTAGACTTGTTGACAAAAAGCTACAAATTCGCt TTGACATTAGGAGTCTGGACGATCGTCGTGGGTACTTTTGTATCTGTTCAAGtatttattatctacattaaatCTTCG CATGTTGATCTACTGCGGGCAAGCGTCGTAGCAGGGTGGGCAGCCGGTAATTGGttgtttatattactatttgGCCAACAAGTGGATCTGTTTTATCAACAAGTAGAACAAACTGTCCTAATTTGCTCCTACATTCAACTGAAACCAAACGTATCAA CCGACATCCATAAATTAACTAAAGGCGTTCTCCGTACTTTGAGCGTGCGCAACAGACGACGAAACGCCGGCTTATTTCATCTAGACACGGGCTTGGTGTTTCGAATTGCAGCTTCGACATTCGTATACATAACCGTGCAACTGCAAATGGCTTTTCCCTCAGTGAAAGATACTCAAACTACAGCCAATGTCACTTCTACTTCTGTCTGTGAATTCATGCCGTCTTATACATGCCCAGCTATTTAA